A part of Maniola hyperantus chromosome 14, iAphHyp1.2, whole genome shotgun sequence genomic DNA contains:
- the LOC117988618 gene encoding sperm motility kinase-like — translation MNNGTRRALTGSIHKIREFELEKVCLVEEFDILQIVGEGWFGKILLVEHRASDTEIVLKALPKPYVSIRDFYREFHYGLHLSAHKNIVTTFDVAFETAGFYVFCQEYAPLGDLTSNMLDTGIGEIHTKRVAKQLATALEHLHHRELVHRDVKLDNILIFKSDFSRIKLCDFGETRKVQSVVRRRNEWLPYSPPEVLRLSMDTTYKALISHDIWQFGVVIFICLTGCLPWQKAAFDDPRYYSYYHWYNSANPLKRQPKLWKMVSSKAQKMFKKFVEPRIEKRATNFTELSRFADDRWMAKGYTDRVAGGDIDELCPSMYSFHSDPNEKNILLKHFRDIGIETTVDRQAKKQRIREWIQNSVIEEADEEEDSVCEPSAYDDSDAELEDRSRPYPIDESHTKRTLRYATEKHINPRTGEIIDGVSRTTDKNPLSYDVQNLEPVAPANVVRRYGVKEESLSHSSTKDSAYGSIETSTQNVNNKTERYLSPVDKISNSSPSRSLSATSLQQKSTSVSTLSSHAQRFQKSEEVFKELENSRDGSNSTLHSKANSSANSSRSNSIQVTRNSSLESNKNANDVLQETDSTNITPSSNNPVVTQNGFSPGTKHREISNTNENKQYISMKSSAYENVSSRNEIMKHQKLENNIQNENNQPIDSPYTSMMNIVQGQIKISPHAKETNRNIVNVSVTQVSHKKKT, via the exons ATGAACAACGGTACGAGACGAGCCCTAACCGGTTCAATACATAAAATTAGGGAATTTGAATTGGAAAAA GTATGCTTGGTTGAAGAATTTGATATATTACAAATAGTTGGTGAAGGATGGTTTGGAAAAATCCTTTTAGTTGAACACAGAGCGTCTGATACAGAGATTGTTTTGAAAGCTTTACCAAAGCCTTATGTATCTATAAGAGACTTTTACAGAGAATTCCATTATGGCTTACATTTAAGTGCACACAAAAATATTGTCACCACATTCGATGTTGCCTTTGAGACTGCCGGATTTTATGTATTCTGTCAGGAATACGCTCCTTTGG GTGATCTAACATCGAACATGCTTGATACAGGAATAGGAGAAATCCATACCAAGAGAGTGGCAAAACAATTAGCGACTGCTTTAGAGCATTTACACCACAGAGAGCTTGTGCACAGGGATGTAAAACTAGATAATATTCTTATATTTAAATCAGATTTCTCAAGAATAAAACTATGTGATTTCGGAGAAACAAGGAAAGTACAATCAGTCGTGAGAAGAAGAAATGAATGGTTGCCGTATTCACCACCTGAAGTTTTGCGTTTATCAATGGATACTACCTACAA aGCGCTAATAAGCCATGATATATGGCAATTCGGGGTAGTTATATTTATTTGCCTTACTGGATGTTTGCCCTGGCAGAAAGCCGCTTTTGATGATCCACGTTATTATAG CTACTACCACTGGTACAATAGTGCAAACCCTCTTAAGAGACAACCAAAATTATGGAAAATGGTATCTTCAAAAgcacaaaaaatgtttaaaaaatttgtCGAACCAAGAATAGAAAAAAGAGCAACAAACTTTACTGAATTATCTCGTTTTGCTGATGATCGATGGATGGCGAAAGGATATACAGATCGAGTTG CCGGAGGAGATATTGACGAGCTCTGTCCATCAATGTATAGCTTTCACAGTGATcctaatgaaaaaaatatactgCTAAAACATTTTAGGGACATCGGAATTGAAACTACAGTTGATCGTCAAGCAAAAAAGCAAAGAATACGTGAATGGATTCAAAACAGCGTTATCGAAGAAGCAGATGAAgag GAGGACAGCGTTTGTGAACCTAGTGCATACGATGACAGCGACGCAGAGTTGGAAGATAGATCACGGCCTTATCCAATAGATGAAAGCCATACAAAGAGAACTCTTCGTTATGCCACCGAAAAACACATTAACCCGAGAACAGGAGAAATTATTGATGGTGTCAGTCGAACAACAGACAAAAATCCCCTGTCTTATGATGTTCAAAATTTAGAGCCAGTAGCACCAGCAAATGTGGTCCGACGATATGGTGTCAAAGAAGAATCCTTGTCACACAGTTCAACAAAAGATAGTGCTTATGGATCAATTGAAACTTCAACACAAAATGTAAATAACAAAACAGAAAGATACTTATCACCCGTTGACAAAATTTCAAATAGCTCACCTAGCAGATCATTAAGTGCTACATCCCTCCAGCAAAAATCAACCTCCGTTAGTACTTTATCTTCTCACGCGCAGAGATTCCAAAAAAGTGAGGAAGTATTTAAAGAACTAGAAAACTCAAGAGATGGTAGTAATTCCACACTTCATTCTAAAGCTAATTCTTCAGCTAATTCTTCTAGATCAAACAGTATTCAGGTAACTCGCAACAGTTCTCTTGAAagcaataaaaatgcaaatgATGTGCTGCAAGAAACCGATAGCACTAATATTACGCCAAGTTCTAACAATCCTGTTGTAACACAAAATGGATTTAGTCCGGGTACAAAGCATCGAGAAATATCTAACACCAACGAAAACAAACAATACATCTCTATGAAAAGTTCGGCGTATGAGAATGTCAGTTCCAGAAATGAAATAATGAAACAtcaaaaattggaaaataatatacaaaatgAAAATAACCAGCCAATAGATAGCCCCTATACTTCTATGATGAACATAGTTCAAggacaaataaaaattagtcCGCATGCCAAAGAAACTAATAgaaatattgtaaatgtttcaGTGACTCAAGTTAGTcacaaaaagaaaacataa